The proteins below come from a single Nostoc sp. KVJ3 genomic window:
- a CDS encoding tocopherol cyclase family protein translates to MLTIPLNFLQSTQTPHSGYHWDGSNRRFFEGWYYRVTLPEIGQTFAFMYSIEDPIGGKPYSGGAAQVLGPDDEYLCRTFPDVKKFWGSRDVLGLGHWGKTDLQIAPLYLLPAEFEHHVQEGYQATATLNQGIIRDYATNNYCRWDYEIQSVYGWGNKNSIQQSTAGWLSFSQIFEPGWQILMAHGLASGKIDWNGKIYEFTNAPAYGEKNWGGAFPQKWFWINCNCFEGEPDLALTAGGGRRGVLWWMESVAMIGLHYQGKFYEFVPWNSQVDWEIQPWGKWQMKATNSNYEIELTGTTNLPGTPLRAPTVEGLRYCCRDTMQGKLNLELRELNGRKSQIILKAESFLCGLEVGGGSWDNLWQSR, encoded by the coding sequence ATGTTAACTATTCCCCTAAATTTCCTCCAATCAACCCAAACGCCCCATTCTGGTTATCATTGGGATGGTAGTAATCGCCGCTTTTTTGAGGGTTGGTATTACCGCGTTACTTTGCCAGAAATTGGGCAAACCTTCGCTTTTATGTACTCTATTGAAGACCCTATTGGCGGTAAACCTTACAGTGGCGGTGCAGCCCAAGTCCTCGGCCCAGATGATGAGTATTTATGCCGAACTTTTCCTGATGTGAAGAAATTTTGGGGTAGTCGGGATGTTTTAGGTTTAGGTCATTGGGGTAAAACAGATTTGCAAATTGCTCCTCTGTATCTTCTCCCAGCAGAGTTTGAGCATCATGTTCAAGAAGGATATCAAGCCACAGCTACCTTGAATCAGGGAATTATTCGCGACTATGCTACCAATAATTATTGCCGTTGGGATTATGAAATTCAATCAGTATACGGCTGGGGTAATAAAAATAGCATTCAGCAATCAACTGCCGGCTGGCTCTCATTCTCGCAGATTTTTGAACCCGGATGGCAGATTTTAATGGCTCACGGTTTAGCCAGTGGGAAGATTGACTGGAATGGCAAAATTTACGAATTTACCAACGCCCCAGCCTACGGCGAAAAAAATTGGGGTGGTGCTTTTCCTCAAAAATGGTTTTGGATAAATTGTAATTGTTTTGAGGGCGAACCCGACTTAGCATTAACTGCTGGCGGTGGACGGCGGGGTGTGCTGTGGTGGATGGAATCTGTAGCGATGATTGGGTTGCACTATCAAGGTAAATTTTATGAGTTCGTTCCTTGGAATTCCCAAGTAGATTGGGAAATTCAGCCTTGGGGTAAATGGCAAATGAAAGCTACTAACTCTAATTATGAAATTGAATTGACAGGAACCACAAATTTACCTGGTACACCTCTGCGTGCGCCGACAGTAGAAGGTTTAAGATATTGTTGCCGAGACACGATGCAAGGAAAGTTAAATTTAGAGTTACGAGAACTAAATGGGAGAAAATCTCAAATCATTCTCAAAGCAGAAAGTTTTCTTTGTGGTTTAGAAGTAGGCGGCGGCTCTTGGGATAATCTTTGGCAGTCTCGCTAA
- a CDS encoding J domain-containing protein: MFNDKPKRLRFDINDAYEILGLEPGASQAQVKRAYRKLVKIWHPDRFVDQKQKQEAEEKIKLINVAYNKLKSESPSEPPIPENPSSSSPKKSPKISVNRWDAETFYTLGVENATEGRYEDAIADFTHAIRLNPLYVDAYKYRGLVCSQLGYEYRAASDLNKAAQIEQELRNPGAVRKVRSPRYVSKPRPLLERFCERIKSLLRLNRRWR, translated from the coding sequence ATGTTTAACGACAAGCCGAAACGTCTACGCTTCGATATCAATGATGCTTATGAAATTCTTGGGCTGGAACCCGGTGCATCTCAAGCACAGGTGAAGCGGGCTTACCGTAAACTGGTGAAAATTTGGCATCCCGATCGCTTTGTCGATCAAAAGCAAAAACAGGAAGCTGAGGAAAAAATCAAATTAATTAACGTAGCTTACAATAAGCTCAAATCCGAAAGTCCATCGGAGCCTCCCATTCCTGAAAATCCATCTTCATCTTCGCCTAAAAAATCCCCAAAAATATCTGTCAATCGTTGGGATGCAGAAACTTTCTATACTTTAGGAGTAGAGAATGCTACAGAAGGAAGATATGAAGATGCGATCGCAGATTTTACCCATGCAATTCGTCTCAATCCTCTTTATGTTGACGCATATAAATATCGGGGGCTAGTTTGCTCTCAATTAGGATACGAATATAGAGCCGCTTCCGATTTAAATAAAGCTGCACAAATAGAACAAGAGTTAAGAAATCCGGGTGCTGTACGGAAAGTGCGATCGCCTAGATATGTATCAAAGCCTAGACCTCTGCTAGAAAGATTTTGTGAGCGGATAAAAAGTTTACTGCGGCTAAATCGGCGTTGGAGATAA
- a CDS encoding DnaJ domain-containing protein — MSDRFDINHVYDILGLKPGASVDQVKQAYRQMAKTWHPDCFFEPQQKLEAEEKIKEINQAYARLKSYQPNEINQSASTSTKIDTTVSNAEGFYKLGMEKAQRGKYAEAIEDFSQAIRLNPNYFEAYKYRGLACSKLGYENRAWSDFKNAKELELKRKKTPPKPASSPPKPTTPPPKAQPQPSPWKCIHTLTHLNWVFTTAISPDGQTLASGSSDNTIKIWHLNTGKLLHTLTGHTKWVRCLAYSPDSQTLVSGSDDSSMMIWQVSTGKLLNTLKVHSTPVFSVIISPDGQTVLSGGTDTTIKVSHLGMGQLLHILKGHSDLVYSLAICPKQQILVSGSADNTIKLWNLKSRKLLQSLNQHSGWVTCVAISPDWQILASGSYDQTIKLWNINTGKLINTLAGHHNYVWSVAFSCDGEHLASGSADHTVKLWNISTGQKLYTLDNHSDWVNSIAFSPDGKTLVSGSRDMTIKLWQCDI; from the coding sequence ATGAGCGATCGCTTTGATATAAATCATGTTTACGATATTCTAGGGTTAAAACCAGGTGCATCTGTTGATCAGGTCAAGCAAGCTTACCGCCAGATGGCTAAGACTTGGCATCCAGATTGTTTTTTTGAACCGCAGCAAAAGCTAGAAGCGGAAGAAAAAATCAAAGAAATCAATCAAGCTTATGCAAGGTTAAAATCTTATCAACCAAATGAGATAAATCAATCTGCTTCCACTTCGACCAAAATTGATACCACTGTATCCAATGCTGAAGGTTTCTACAAACTGGGTATGGAGAAAGCTCAAAGAGGAAAATATGCTGAGGCAATTGAAGACTTTAGCCAAGCAATTCGTCTTAACCCCAATTACTTTGAAGCTTACAAATATCGAGGGCTTGCTTGCTCCAAACTAGGATATGAAAATAGGGCTTGGTCAGATTTCAAAAATGCTAAAGAACTGGAACTGAAACGGAAAAAAACACCACCTAAACCTGCATCGTCACCGCCAAAGCCAACAACACCGCCACCTAAAGCACAACCTCAACCTTCACCGTGGAAATGCATACACACCCTGACTCATCTAAACTGGGTTTTCACAACTGCAATCAGTCCAGATGGGCAAACTTTGGCTAGTGGAAGTAGTGATAATACTATCAAGATTTGGCATCTCAACACAGGTAAATTACTACATACTCTCACTGGACATACAAAATGGGTAAGATGTCTAGCTTATAGCCCAGATAGCCAAACTCTGGTTAGTGGCAGTGATGACAGCAGTATGATGATTTGGCAAGTGTCTACAGGTAAATTACTCAACACGCTCAAAGTACATTCAACCCCAGTTTTTTCAGTAATCATTAGTCCAGATGGTCAGACTGTCCTGAGTGGCGGTACAGACACTACTATCAAGGTTTCACATCTAGGCATGGGACAATTGCTGCATATCCTCAAAGGTCATTCTGACTTGGTTTACTCTCTTGCCATTTGCCCAAAGCAGCAGATTTTAGTTAGTGGTAGTGCAGACAATACGATTAAGTTATGGAATTTGAAAAGTAGGAAACTCCTGCAAAGTCTCAACCAGCATTCAGGTTGGGTAACTTGTGTTGCCATTAGCCCTGATTGGCAAATTTTAGCTAGCGGTAGTTATGACCAAACTATCAAGTTATGGAACATCAATACAGGTAAGCTAATTAACACACTTGCGGGACATCATAATTATGTTTGGTCTGTGGCTTTTAGCTGTGATGGTGAACATCTTGCTAGTGGTAGTGCAGACCATACTGTGAAGCTGTGGAATATTAGCACTGGACAAAAACTTTATACTTTGGATAACCATTCGGATTGGGTTAACTCCATCGCTTTCAGTCCCGATGGGAAAACTTTGGTTAGCGGTAGTAGAGATATGACAATCAAGCTTTGGCAATGCGATATCTAA